A single region of the Gemmatimonadaceae bacterium genome encodes:
- the ctaD gene encoding cytochrome c oxidase subunit I, protein MATTVAPPTFAPAASSASHAGEKTGVWSWITTTDHKRIGVLYLFTSLFFFIFGGLEAAVIRAQLAAPNQTLVSAELYNQLFTMHGTTMVFLAIMPLSAAFFNFLIPLQIGARDVAFPRLNAFSYWVYLLGGIFITLPIFAGIAPNGGWFGYAPLTTEAYSPGLNIDFWVLGLQILGISSLAAGFNFITTIINLRAPGMHLMRMPMFTWMSFVVQFLVVLAFPVITVALVFLQFDRFFGTNFYTLTAGADPLLWQHLFWIFGHPEVYILILPAFGLVSEVLPTFSRKPLFGYAVMVYSGILIGFLGFGVWAHHMFSVGMGPIADTVFSLTTMLIAIPTGVKIFNWMSTMWGGKLQFTTAMCFAVGLIAMFTIGGLSGVSHSSPPTDLQQTDTYYIVAHFHYVLFGGSIMGIFSGIYHYFPKMFGKLMNEPLGKWHFWINMIGMNLTFGPMHLSGLLGMPRRIYTYDANQGWDLFNMMSSVGTVVIIVATLIFLYNFFWSLKSGPKAGRDPWGASTLEWSIPSPPPEYNFAVLPNVTSRYPLWDVTDGHDLSREHHENPETRDERVPTARELGIPMPMNTFKPVMAAIGLVTMLGGMTLKHVNFTAFFIVVAGGGATLVISLYAWLTSPLEESH, encoded by the coding sequence ATGGCCACGACTGTTGCGCCGCCGACCTTCGCGCCGGCTGCTTCCTCCGCCTCCCACGCCGGTGAGAAGACCGGCGTCTGGAGCTGGATCACCACCACCGATCACAAGCGGATCGGCGTGCTGTACCTCTTCACCTCGCTCTTCTTCTTCATCTTCGGCGGGCTCGAGGCGGCGGTCATCCGCGCCCAGCTCGCGGCGCCGAACCAGACGCTGGTGAGCGCGGAGCTGTACAACCAGCTCTTCACCATGCACGGCACCACGATGGTGTTCCTCGCCATCATGCCGCTCTCGGCCGCCTTCTTCAACTTCCTGATCCCGCTGCAGATCGGCGCCCGCGACGTCGCGTTCCCGCGCCTCAATGCCTTCAGCTACTGGGTCTACCTGCTCGGCGGCATCTTCATCACGCTGCCGATCTTCGCCGGCATCGCCCCGAACGGCGGCTGGTTCGGCTACGCGCCGCTCACCACCGAGGCCTACTCGCCCGGCCTGAACATCGACTTCTGGGTGCTCGGCCTCCAGATCCTCGGCATCAGCTCCCTCGCGGCCGGCTTCAACTTCATCACCACGATCATCAACCTGCGCGCACCGGGCATGCACCTGATGCGCATGCCGATGTTCACGTGGATGTCGTTCGTGGTGCAGTTCCTGGTCGTGCTGGCCTTCCCGGTCATCACCGTCGCGCTGGTGTTCCTGCAGTTCGACCGCTTCTTCGGCACGAACTTCTACACCCTCACCGCCGGCGCCGACCCGCTGCTCTGGCAGCACCTGTTCTGGATCTTCGGCCACCCCGAGGTCTACATCCTGATCCTGCCGGCATTCGGCCTCGTCTCCGAGGTCCTGCCGACCTTCAGCCGCAAGCCGCTCTTCGGCTACGCGGTCATGGTGTACTCCGGCATCCTGATCGGCTTCCTCGGCTTCGGCGTGTGGGCCCACCACATGTTCTCGGTCGGCATGGGCCCGATCGCGGACACCGTGTTCAGCCTCACCACGATGCTGATCGCCATCCCGACCGGCGTGAAGATCTTCAACTGGATGAGCACGATGTGGGGCGGCAAGCTGCAGTTCACCACCGCCATGTGCTTCGCCGTCGGCCTGATCGCGATGTTCACCATCGGCGGCCTCTCGGGCGTGTCGCACTCCTCCCCGCCGACCGACCTGCAGCAGACCGACACCTACTACATCGTCGCGCACTTCCACTACGTGCTCTTCGGTGGCTCGATCATGGGCATCTTCTCGGGCATCTATCACTACTTCCCCAAGATGTTCGGGAAGCTGATGAACGAGCCGCTCGGCAAGTGGCACTTCTGGATCAACATGATCGGCATGAACCTCACGTTCGGGCCGATGCACCTGTCCGGCCTGCTGGGCATGCCGCGCCGCATCTACACGTACGATGCGAACCAGGGCTGGGACCTCTTCAACATGATGAGCTCCGTCGGCACCGTGGTCATCATCGTTGCGACGCTGATCTTCCTCTACAACTTCTTCTGGTCCCTGAAGAGCGGCCCGAAGGCCGGCCGCGACCCGTGGGGCGCCTCGACGCTCGAGTGGTCCATCCCGTCGCCGCCGCCGGAGTACAACTTCGCCGTGCTGCCGAACGTCACCAGCCGCTACCCGCTGTGGGACGTGACCGACGGCCACGACCTCTCGCGCGAGCACCACGAGAACCCCGAGACCCGCGATGAGCGCGTCCCGACCGCGCGCGAACTCGGCATCCCCATGCCGATGAACACCTTCAAGCCGGTGATGGCCGCGATCGGCCTCGTCACGATGCTCGGCGGCATGACGCTCAAGCACGTGAACTTCACCGCCTTCTTCATCGTCGTCGCCGGCGGCGGGGCCACCCTCGTGATCAGCCTCTACGCCTGGCTCACGTCACCGCTCGAGGAGTCGCACTGA
- the coxB gene encoding cytochrome c oxidase subunit II gives MASTSRIRRLIAGALSRRGAAPVALIALLTLGLAAAAGAQQYPNTTFNYTTDLNEATTHLWDSLLFWATVVFVIVEVGVLYIIFKFKARPDSPEPKHVHGNTTLEIAWTAIPAVILAFIAVPTVKTIFMTQAKAPANALQVEVIGHQWWWEFRYPEYGITTANELYLPVNRPVNFKLNTIDVLHSFWIPRLGGKRDLISNRTNYLWMTPRDSMAMKSLNGTCNEYCGESHANMKFRVFTVSPEQFASWAAHQKGPAVFGVAPAVAPAATPATPAAESTSKAGQVGPALANAAAPAPVGFVFPREKLDPSTLPTATPPASIAFTAGLTGDATRGQQIYSRSSCIGCHKITGNPMSAGIIGPNLTHIGSRYTLAGAVYTNTTDNLVRWIKNAPAMKPGSLMPAIGNGEYNPVIKAKVTMGGLSDQQIADVAAYLQALK, from the coding sequence ATGGCCAGCACCTCAAGGATTCGCCGGTTGATCGCCGGCGCACTGTCCCGCCGCGGAGCCGCTCCTGTCGCGCTCATCGCGTTGCTGACGCTCGGACTCGCCGCCGCCGCAGGGGCGCAGCAGTACCCGAACACGACCTTCAACTACACCACCGACCTGAATGAGGCGACGACCCATCTCTGGGACTCGCTGCTGTTCTGGGCCACCGTGGTCTTCGTGATCGTCGAAGTCGGTGTGCTCTACATCATCTTCAAGTTCAAGGCGCGCCCCGACTCCCCCGAGCCGAAGCACGTCCACGGCAACACGACGCTCGAGATCGCGTGGACGGCGATTCCTGCCGTCATCCTCGCGTTCATCGCCGTGCCCACGGTGAAGACGATCTTCATGACGCAGGCCAAGGCACCGGCCAATGCGCTGCAGGTCGAGGTCATCGGGCACCAGTGGTGGTGGGAGTTCCGATACCCCGAGTACGGCATCACGACGGCCAACGAGCTGTACCTGCCGGTGAACCGGCCGGTGAACTTCAAGCTCAACACCATCGACGTGCTGCACTCGTTCTGGATCCCGCGCCTCGGCGGCAAGCGCGACCTGATCTCGAACCGGACGAACTACCTCTGGATGACGCCACGCGACTCGATGGCGATGAAGTCGCTCAACGGCACGTGCAACGAATACTGCGGTGAGAGCCACGCGAACATGAAGTTCCGGGTCTTCACGGTGTCGCCGGAGCAGTTTGCGAGCTGGGCGGCGCACCAGAAGGGTCCGGCGGTCTTCGGCGTCGCACCGGCGGTGGCGCCGGCCGCCACGCCGGCCACGCCGGCCGCCGAGTCCACCAGCAAGGCCGGCCAGGTCGGTCCGGCACTGGCCAACGCAGCCGCACCGGCCCCGGTCGGATTCGTCTTCCCGCGCGAGAAGCTCGACCCCTCGACGCTGCCGACCGCCACGCCCCCGGCCTCGATCGCCTTCACCGCCGGTCTCACCGGCGACGCGACCCGCGGCCAGCAGATCTACTCCCGTTCCTCCTGCATCGGCTGCCACAAGATCACCGGCAACCCGATGAGCGCCGGCATCATCGGCCCGAACCTCACGCACATCGGGTCGCGCTACACGCTGGCCGGCGCGGTCTACACCAACACCACCGACAACCTGGTGCGCTGGATCAAGAACGCCCCCGCCATGAAGCCCGGCAGCCTGATGCCGGCGATCGGCAACGGCGAGTACAACCCGGTCATCAAGGCGAAGGTGACGATGGGCGGGCTCAGCGACCAGCAGATCGCCGACGTCGCCGCCTACCTGCAGGCCCTCAAGTAA
- a CDS encoding PorT family protein yields the protein MQSSTTMSRVIAAGVAALIAVPSYAQSLRTPVGVAQVGLEGGVSIANFTGDDANDAKNRTGGYGGVSFIVQPAGSAIGMQTGVNYVMKGAKSSFSSGGALPTVTGGVKLGYVEVPLLVRVGVPLSVAGVAPTLIAGGSFNWRVSCSAVAESGSFSSSTDCDNALVGQDLDVKRFDAGLTVGVELPIKAGARYLVVPSVRYIRGMTNITDANGTDLKNSSINIGIGLRVR from the coding sequence ATGCAGTCGTCCACCACCATGTCACGCGTGATCGCAGCCGGTGTTGCTGCCCTCATCGCGGTTCCCTCATATGCGCAGTCGCTCCGCACGCCCGTCGGTGTCGCACAGGTCGGCCTCGAGGGTGGCGTCTCCATCGCGAACTTCACCGGCGATGATGCCAACGATGCGAAGAACCGCACCGGCGGGTACGGCGGCGTGTCGTTCATCGTGCAGCCGGCCGGCTCGGCGATCGGCATGCAGACGGGTGTCAACTACGTCATGAAGGGCGCGAAGTCGAGCTTCAGCAGCGGCGGCGCGCTTCCGACCGTGACCGGCGGCGTGAAGCTCGGCTACGTCGAGGTGCCGCTGCTGGTGCGCGTCGGCGTCCCGCTCAGCGTGGCCGGTGTCGCGCCGACGCTCATCGCCGGTGGCAGCTTCAACTGGCGCGTGAGCTGCAGCGCCGTGGCGGAGAGCGGCTCGTTCAGCTCCTCCACCGACTGTGACAACGCCCTCGTCGGCCAGGACCTCGACGTGAAGCGCTTCGATGCCGGCCTGACCGTGGGTGTCGAGCTGCCGATCAAGGCGGGCGCGCGGTACCTGGTGGTGCCGTCGGTGCGCTACATCCGCGGCATGACGAACATCACCGACGCCAATGGCACGGACCTGAAGAACAGCTCCATCAACATCGGCATCGGCCTGCGCGTGCGGTGA
- a CDS encoding aspartate ammonia-lyase — protein sequence MKNAILKQLKALPFVQGLPDAQLWRLAHAVEPHSFATEDVFFREGEERSMFALVVTGGVTIEKTAEGRTVRLVTMGPGEAIGEGMLLDDTRHGTTARAVIAGELLILRKEKLAEVVKDNPHLYAGLVARAARAIAQRLRVADATLVGRGRALGFGSRRMRTEHDLLGDREVPDEALYGVQTLRAAENFPITGVPLREVPELIAGLACVKIAAARANHELGLLPDHIAEAIIRAGEELRAGRHHEHFIVDMIQGGAGTSTNMNANEVIANRALEILGRSRGSYDVVHPNEHVNRSQSTNDVYPTSIRIALHTALDGLRDALRSLCGAMDVKGVEFASLIKMGRTQLQDAVPMTLGREFRAWAHTLMEDVDRLAEAQALMREMNMGATAIGTGITASESFTTSVRRHLSEVTGLVMITAPDLIEATSDTGAFVQLSGVLKRTATKLSKICNDLRLLSSGPRAGFGEINLPPVQPGSSIMPGKVNPVIPEVVNQVCFDIIGGDVTITMAAEAGQLQLNVFEPIIAYRLLGGIKELTNAIQVLESRCISGITANADRMRYYVEHSIGVVTALLPVIGYEKATDVAKEALATGRGVTEIVLERGWLTREQLDDVLRPESMAGR from the coding sequence ATGAAAAACGCGATTCTCAAACAGCTGAAGGCGCTGCCGTTCGTGCAGGGTCTTCCTGACGCACAGCTCTGGCGCCTGGCACACGCCGTCGAGCCGCACTCCTTCGCCACCGAAGACGTGTTCTTCCGCGAAGGTGAGGAGCGCTCGATGTTCGCGCTGGTGGTGACCGGCGGCGTGACCATCGAGAAGACCGCCGAGGGGCGCACGGTGCGCCTGGTGACCATGGGTCCCGGCGAGGCGATCGGCGAGGGCATGCTGCTCGATGACACCCGCCATGGCACCACCGCCCGTGCCGTCATCGCCGGCGAGCTGCTGATCCTGCGCAAGGAGAAGCTGGCCGAGGTGGTGAAGGACAATCCCCACCTCTATGCCGGCCTGGTGGCCCGCGCCGCGCGGGCGATCGCCCAGCGGCTGCGGGTGGCCGACGCGACGCTGGTGGGCCGCGGCCGCGCGCTGGGGTTCGGCAGCCGGCGCATGCGCACCGAGCACGACCTGCTCGGCGATCGGGAGGTGCCCGATGAGGCGCTCTACGGTGTGCAGACACTGCGCGCCGCCGAGAACTTTCCCATCACCGGTGTGCCGCTGCGCGAGGTTCCCGAGCTGATCGCCGGACTGGCCTGCGTGAAGATCGCCGCCGCGCGTGCCAACCACGAGCTCGGGCTGCTGCCCGACCACATCGCCGAGGCGATCATCAGGGCCGGCGAGGAGCTGCGGGCGGGCCGGCACCACGAGCACTTCATCGTGGACATGATCCAGGGCGGGGCCGGGACGAGCACCAACATGAACGCCAACGAGGTCATCGCGAATCGCGCGCTCGAGATCCTCGGGCGGTCGCGCGGCAGCTATGACGTGGTGCACCCCAACGAGCACGTGAACCGCAGCCAGAGCACCAACGACGTCTATCCGACGTCCATCCGCATCGCGCTGCACACCGCGCTCGACGGCCTGCGGGACGCGTTGCGGTCGCTGTGCGGGGCGATGGACGTGAAGGGTGTCGAGTTCGCGTCGCTCATCAAGATGGGCCGCACGCAGCTGCAGGACGCGGTGCCGATGACGCTCGGCCGCGAGTTCCGGGCGTGGGCCCACACGCTGATGGAGGACGTGGACCGGCTCGCCGAGGCGCAGGCGCTGATGCGCGAGATGAACATGGGCGCCACCGCGATCGGGACCGGCATCACGGCGTCGGAGTCGTTCACCACCTCGGTGCGGCGCCACCTCTCGGAGGTGACGGGGCTGGTGATGATCACCGCGCCGGACCTGATCGAGGCCACCAGTGACACCGGTGCCTTCGTGCAGCTGAGCGGCGTGCTCAAGCGCACCGCCACCAAGCTGTCGAAGATCTGCAACGACCTGCGGCTGCTCTCGTCGGGGCCACGCGCCGGCTTCGGCGAGATCAACCTGCCGCCGGTGCAGCCGGGCAGCAGCATCATGCCGGGCAAGGTGAACCCGGTGATCCCCGAGGTGGTCAACCAGGTCTGCTTCGACATCATCGGTGGCGACGTCACGATCACGATGGCGGCCGAGGCGGGGCAGCTCCAGCTCAACGTGTTCGAGCCGATCATCGCCTACCGGCTGCTCGGTGGCATCAAGGAGCTGACGAACGCGATCCAGGTGCTCGAGTCCAGGTGCATCTCAGGTATCACGGCGAATGCAGACCGGATGCGGTACTACGTGGAGCACTCGATCGGCGTGGTGACCGCGCTGCTGCCGGTGATCGGCTACGAGAAGGCCACCGACGTCGCGAAGGAGGCACTCGCGACGGGGCGCGGCGTGACCGAGATCGTGCTCGAGCGCGGCTGGCTCACGCGTGAGCAACTCGACGACGTGCTGCGTCCGGAGTCGATGGCCGGTCGCTGA